The following are encoded together in the Thunnus maccoyii chromosome 18, fThuMac1.1, whole genome shotgun sequence genome:
- the LOC121885032 gene encoding phosphoinositide-interacting protein-like, which produces MDPSSQDGEDTEASVPLNPVQESLDHQESPAASCWLLYLKPVVAISVGMLLFGSGTALSLLYFTQVRNVSYLLGPLFLSVGLMLLVTGLVWIPVLKHSLGHKALTKVNHGMGLQVDHKHH; this is translated from the coding sequence ATGGATCCTTCCTCCCAGGACGGAGAGGACACTGAAGCCTCCGTACCTCTCAACCCTGTCCAAGAGTCCCTTGACCATCAGGAATCCCCGGCTGCATCCTGCTGGCTCCTCTACTTGAAGCCTGTGGTTGCCATCAGTGTTGGCATGCTGCTGTTTGGATCAGGCACAGCTCTGTCCCTGCTCTACTTCACACAGGTGCGAAATGTCTCCTACCTGCTGGGGCCACTGTTCCTCTCTGTGGGTCTGATGTTGCTGGTCACTGGTCTGGTCTGGATCCCCGTGCTCAAACACAGCCTGGGACACAAAGCGCTCACCAAGGTCAACCATGGCATGGGGCTCCAAGTGGACCACAAACACCACTGA
- the si:dkeyp-72e1.6 gene encoding transmembrane protein 238-like, producing the protein MEPEYRGLGRCAFCFWLAVAFDIVGLLVLLIGVFVNVFFYDLLIYAGAIVIFLSLIWWVFWYSGNIEVPPAELEDDVGLLKKDKGGFSGAMSRLSSRVSNTIRNSFRRNGGPSSTRAQRSAAGPTLAPLGEQVVVAMATMTPHEDTPHNTVPSVAVCDVA; encoded by the coding sequence atGGAACCGGAGTACCGGGGCCTGGGCCGCTGTGCGTTCTGTTTCTGGCTCGCAGTAGCCTTTGACATTGTGGGACTTCTCGTGCTTCTCATCGGGGTGTTTGTGAACGTGTTTTTCTATGACCTGCTTATCTACGCCGGCGCCATCGTCATCTTCCTCAGCCTCATCTGGTGGGTGTTCTGGTACTCTGGGAACATCGAGGTGCCCCCGGCGGAGCTGGAGGATGATGTCGGGTTATTGAAGAAAGACAAGGGCGGTTTTAGCGGCGCGATGAGTCGCCTGTCCAGCCGCGTGTCCAACACCATCAGGAACTCGTTCCGCAGGAACGGAGGACCGTCAAGCACCCGCGCGCAGAGGTCAGCCGCCGGGCCGACCTTGGCACCGCTGGGGGAGCAGGTGgtcgttgccatggcaacgatGACTCCGCATGAGGATACCCCACACAATACTGTCCCTTCAGTGGCGGTCTGTGACGTAGCCTAG